One window of Camelina sativa cultivar DH55 chromosome 4, Cs, whole genome shotgun sequence genomic DNA carries:
- the LOC104782022 gene encoding ubiquitin-conjugating enzyme E2 variant 1C isoform X1, with the protein MTLGSGASSVVVPRNFRLLEELERGEKGIGDGTVSYGMDDGDDIYMRSWTGTIIGPHNVTVHEGRIYQLKLFCDKDYPEKPPTVRFHSRINMTCVNHETGVVDSKKFGVLANWQRDYTMEDILTQLKKEMAASHNRKLVQPPEGTFF; encoded by the exons ATGACTCTTGGCTCAGGGGCATCGAGTGTTGTCG TTCCGAGGAATTTTAGATTGTTGGAAGAGCTTGAAAGAGGTGAGAAGGGTATTGGAGATGGAACTGTTAGCTATGGAATGGATGATGGAGATGACATTTATATGCGTTCTTGGACTGGCACTATCATCGGTCCTCACAACGTA ACTGTACATGAGGGTCGAATTTATCAGTTGAAACTCTTCTGTGACAAAGATTACCCTGAGAAACCCCCGACTGTTCGGTTCCATTCACGCATCAACATGACTTGTGTCAATCATGAAACCGGCGTG GTGGATTCAAAGAAGTTTGGAGTTCTTGCAAACTGGCAAAGGGATTACACAATGGAGGACATACTGACTCAATTGAAGAAGGAGATGGCTGCATCGCATAACAGGAAGCTTGTTCAACCTCCTGAAGGAACCTTCTTCTAA
- the LOC104782022 gene encoding ubiquitin-conjugating enzyme E2 variant 1C isoform X4, which produces MTLGSGASSVVVPRNFRLLEELERGEKGIGDGTVSYGMDDGDDIYMRSWTGTIIGPHNTVHEGRIYQLKLFCDKDYPEKPPTVRFHSRINMTCVNHETGVVDSKKFGVLANWQRDYTMEDILTQLKKEMAASHNRKLVQPPEGTFF; this is translated from the exons ATGACTCTTGGCTCAGGGGCATCGAGTGTCGTCG TTCCGAGGAATTTTAGATTGTTGGAAGAGCTTGAAAGAGGTGAGAAGGGTATTGGAGATGGAACTGTTAGCTATGGAATGGATGATGGAGATGACATTTATATGCGTTCTTGGACTGGCACTATCATCGGTCCTCACAAC ACTGTACATGAGGGTCGAATTTATCAGTTGAAACTCTTCTGTGACAAAGATTACCCTGAGAAACCCCCGACTGTTCGGTTCCATTCACGCATCAACATGACTTGTGTCAATCATGAAACCGGCGTG GTGGATTCAAAGAAGTTTGGAGTTCTTGCAAACTGGCAAAGGGATTACACAATGGAGGACATACTGACTCAATTGAAGAAGGAGATGGCTGCATCGCATAACAGGAAGCTTGTTCAACCTCCTGAAGGAACCTTCTTCTAA
- the LOC104782022 gene encoding ubiquitin-conjugating enzyme E2 variant 1C isoform X2 has translation MTLGSGASSVVVPRNFRLLEELERGEKGIGDGTVSYGMDDGDDIYMRSWTGTIIGPHNVTVHEGRIYQLKLFCDKDYPEKPPTVRFHSRINMTCVNHETGVVDSKKFGVLANWQRDYTMEDILTQLKKEMAASHNRKLVQPPEGTFF, from the exons ATGACTCTTGGCTCAGGGGCATCGAGTGTCGTCG TTCCGAGGAATTTTAGATTGTTGGAAGAGCTTGAAAGAGGTGAGAAGGGTATTGGAGATGGAACTGTTAGCTATGGAATGGATGATGGAGATGACATTTATATGCGTTCTTGGACTGGCACTATCATCGGTCCTCACAACGTA ACTGTACATGAGGGTCGAATTTATCAGTTGAAACTCTTCTGTGACAAAGATTACCCTGAGAAACCCCCGACTGTTCGGTTCCATTCACGCATCAACATGACTTGTGTCAATCATGAAACCGGCGTG GTGGATTCAAAGAAGTTTGGAGTTCTTGCAAACTGGCAAAGGGATTACACAATGGAGGACATACTGACTCAATTGAAGAAGGAGATGGCTGCATCGCATAACAGGAAGCTTGTTCAACCTCCTGAAGGAACCTTCTTCTAA
- the LOC104782022 gene encoding ubiquitin-conjugating enzyme E2 variant 1C isoform X3 → MTLGSGASSVVVPRNFRLLEELERGEKGIGDGTVSYGMDDGDDIYMRSWTGTIIGPHNTVHEGRIYQLKLFCDKDYPEKPPTVRFHSRINMTCVNHETGVVDSKKFGVLANWQRDYTMEDILTQLKKEMAASHNRKLVQPPEGTFF, encoded by the exons ATGACTCTTGGCTCAGGGGCATCGAGTGTTGTCG TTCCGAGGAATTTTAGATTGTTGGAAGAGCTTGAAAGAGGTGAGAAGGGTATTGGAGATGGAACTGTTAGCTATGGAATGGATGATGGAGATGACATTTATATGCGTTCTTGGACTGGCACTATCATCGGTCCTCACAAC ACTGTACATGAGGGTCGAATTTATCAGTTGAAACTCTTCTGTGACAAAGATTACCCTGAGAAACCCCCGACTGTTCGGTTCCATTCACGCATCAACATGACTTGTGTCAATCATGAAACCGGCGTG GTGGATTCAAAGAAGTTTGGAGTTCTTGCAAACTGGCAAAGGGATTACACAATGGAGGACATACTGACTCAATTGAAGAAGGAGATGGCTGCATCGCATAACAGGAAGCTTGTTCAACCTCCTGAAGGAACCTTCTTCTAA